The stretch of DNA ATTTAATTAATAATTCAGTTTAGGAATCAATATATGAATCAAAATTCTATTAATTTTTAGGCTCTGTTATTATTCATTATTGATTTTTGTTTATGTGTTTGGGAATTCATAGGCGGACAATTTCCGACTAATGTATAAAAAGTAAGCTTAAGAAGCAGATATAAGCGGAAAAATTCCGATTAACTACTTTAAATAAGTCAAAATCCGTAGAATTAAATAATATAAACGGAAAAACTTCCTTTATTTTTAAGGAAATATGGGTATTTCCCAAGTTAAGAGGAATTTTACCGCTTATTTTTCAAACACAGTGAATCAACATTATTTATAACAGAGCCGTTTTTTAGGAATACCTACACATCGGGAGTATTATTTACAAAATCCATCTCTGATCTATAAATCTACTTTTTATCGAACCTTCACAAAAAACTCATTTACTTATGATATGCACTCCAATCGTTAGACACAAAACTAACAATTGGCGGTGGTTCCTTATGATACGATTCACCACACAACAGATTAAATGGTGGTCATTAAATGAAAGGAGGCCTTTACTAAGACCTCCTCTTTTGATTCACTTAGTGATGAAACCCATTATCACATTTCGTATCATGTGGCATAGGCCCGTCCAGGGAATCCAGAAAGGCAACGGCCTGTTTGAGGTGCATCAAAAACATATGCGCGAGATCCATGGAAAATCCATTTCGAACCACAACGCGCATAATCGTCACCTCTTCCATATCTGGCGGCAATGGATAGGCGGGCACTTGCCAGCCGAACACACGCAATTGTCGAGACAAATCAAAAAGATTCCAGTTTACTGTGTATCCCTCTTTCAGACGCCAAGCGAAAACCGGAATATCCGAACCATCGGACAATAGTTCGAACGGTTCCATCTCCTGAATCGCTTTGCTAAGAAATTGAGCGACTTTCTGAGAAGCCCTTTGCACATCATGGTACCCACTTTTTCCTAAACGCAGGTAATTGTAATATTGCAGGAGCACTTGTGCACCGGGACGAGAGAAATTCAGGGCAAAAGTCGGCATGTTCCCACCTAAATAGGACACACGGAAAATGAGGTCCTCAGGTAGATCCTCCGCTTCTCGCCAAATAATCCACCCTAGCCCAGGGTAGACTAGTCCATATTTATGTCCGGATACATTGATGGACTTCACCCTCGGTAATTGAAAATCCCAGACCAAGTCTGGTTGAAGAAACGGTGCAATAAATCCCCCCGAAGCCGCATCCACATGCATGGGAATGTCGAGGCCCGTCCTCTCTTGTAAATCGTCCAGCGCTTTCGCAATATCAGCAATCGGTTCGTAAAGTCCGGTATAAGTCTCACCGAGAATCGGTACCACACCTATCGTATTTTCATCCACGGCAGCGAGGACCCCCTGTGGATCCAAATAGGGATGCTCTGGGCTAATCTTCACATAACGTGGTTCGACCTCCCAATAGTTCGCAAATTTTTCCCAAACGACTTGAACAGCAGAACTGAACACGATATTGGGGCGATCCGCCGGCTTCCCTTCTCTTATTCGTGCATTTTGCCATCGTCTTTTTAACGCAAGACCCCCGAGCATACATGCTTCCGACGATCCAGTTGTTGAAACACCCATAGTCGTAAGGGGGTTGGGCGAATGCCAGAGGTTGGCTAAGATGCGGACACACCGCTCTTCAATTGCGGCTGTCTGCGGATATTCATCCTTGTCAATCATGTTCTTGTTGAATGATTTGGCATATAAGTCTTTTGCAGCAGGCTCCATCCATGTGCTAACGAATGTTGCAAGATTCAGGCGGGCATTGCCATCAAGGGCAATTTCATCATGGACGATTTGATACGCTGTTTCGGGTAACATGCCATCATCAGGCATGTGAAAGCGAGGAACGACTAATTCTCCTTCGCGGGCAAACAGAGGATTCACAGAAAATTCGTGAGGCAGCTCCCTTTGCACGTGACGCGGTAGACATTGTGGATTATCTGACATGCCCCCTTTTCCTTCGTATGCATCGTTTTGAACTTCTTCTTTTCGATCCTGTGGCATACAAGTCCTCCTTTATCTATTGTTTAACCATCCTATTATTTACAAAAAAGCATTTGGTAAACCATTACCTATATACGATACTGTTCACACGGTGCCAGGCACCCTAATGATTCTTTTTATTTAAAGCCGGATTAAAATTGTTTGTCCATTGTGTGTCAAACTCCACATCTGATTTCCCAACTCTGTGGTATTCTAGTTATAGACTACTTTTGGAGGTTATGATATGCAACTTACATTGGAAAATCCTAAAAGCACCAAA from Bacillus sp. SLBN-46 encodes:
- a CDS encoding glutamate decarboxylase, producing the protein MPQDRKEEVQNDAYEGKGGMSDNPQCLPRHVQRELPHEFSVNPLFAREGELVVPRFHMPDDGMLPETAYQIVHDEIALDGNARLNLATFVSTWMEPAAKDLYAKSFNKNMIDKDEYPQTAAIEERCVRILANLWHSPNPLTTMGVSTTGSSEACMLGGLALKRRWQNARIREGKPADRPNIVFSSAVQVVWEKFANYWEVEPRYVKISPEHPYLDPQGVLAAVDENTIGVVPILGETYTGLYEPIADIAKALDDLQERTGLDIPMHVDAASGGFIAPFLQPDLVWDFQLPRVKSINVSGHKYGLVYPGLGWIIWREAEDLPEDLIFRVSYLGGNMPTFALNFSRPGAQVLLQYYNYLRLGKSGYHDVQRASQKVAQFLSKAIQEMEPFELLSDGSDIPVFAWRLKEGYTVNWNLFDLSRQLRVFGWQVPAYPLPPDMEEVTIMRVVVRNGFSMDLAHMFLMHLKQAVAFLDSLDGPMPHDTKCDNGFHH